The proteins below come from a single Asterias rubens chromosome 9, eAstRub1.3, whole genome shotgun sequence genomic window:
- the LOC117294407 gene encoding zinc finger BED domain-containing protein 1-like isoform X1 gives MPRGTIMQKDLLLQKNLLVRKGFSSPIWKYFGFPCNPSDPTEPACEDEIVCALCNKCLSYNKSTTVMHKHLKGRHPNVFDTLVKAPPEKKMAKGKVGRPKGVRSTMSSRLQGNELRKRKNMVPKRSSSWVWNYFYFPIDPETQETNKEFVTCDLCEKKMSYHGGTSPMRSHMRLIHKKEFAEHNQWEMVEVSQDMLDINATDPKVKVAEDQAEIEESNMASLTEEELFSEDLLQKKGLIRKKGATSSAIWRFFGFMPDPNDPDEALSTDKAVCAICGKQLIYTNSSTTVMRNHLDHRHPRVHKMVASTPRRMMGTPSSEGRQQRTGILQTSRRKRLSACVANYLAKDLKPLESLEEPSFRKMLYEFDPRYNLPTREDFTLRVMPLLYDQVKQTTVMPMVKEAKHVALSIDVWGRSSIEQYMAVTAHLLTFDWELKSFMLENVEFPLPHDAVHIAEFLNKVAAEWGISDDPLKISALVTNNAVKNSFTGKHVPCLGHTLNSLVIAGLQCPGVQGPIQCCIRLVEFIHGSPKLKISIDESIQAEAEVPGASQQVDISQQYDSNQHLDVQRQLDVLEQLVTAAQIGVEDHTDISALTSIHQTEPPRPATPQETSLDITMQDLKVPLGTTHSMLRAILDKRELLKTVLAASERMDLEFSETDIKIVEEIEKVLAPLQTLSETFLGKSYVSVSGLMPALYYLKEVLKQRAGDLPEITEMKQAMAEELFSVYDDPSNSVILPKATFLDARYKKLPFLSEMQKIELHNEIAKEALLLTENRIDESASTDEPPSKKPVMAWASLLGNMFEDENMGVADSEPIGGAKDEIRRYLTEPRLGLEAEPLKWWQQNGPRYPMLSAVAMKYLCIPSTSVPSEQLFSSAGGRITAKRSLLDARDIQLLPFLNANLQQY, from the exons ATG CCTCGTGGCACAATCATGCAGAAAGATCTATTGCTGCAGAAAAATCTCCTCGTTCGAAAAGGCTTTTCCAGTCCCATTTGGAAATACTTTGGGTTTCCGTGCAACCCCAGCGATCCAACTGAACCGGCCTGCGAGGATGAAATTGTTTGTGCGCTGTGCAACAAGTGCCTCTCGTACAACAAGAGCACCACGGTGATGCATAAACATCTGAAGGGGCGCCACCCCAATGTGTTTGACACCCTCGTAAAAGCTccaccagaaaaaaaaatggccaaGGGAAAAGTGGGCCGACCAAAGGGTGTTCGATCAACTATG TCGTCACGGCTTCAAGGCAATGAGCTTCGCAAGAGGAAGAATATGGTCCCCAAGAGAAGCTCCAGCTGGGTCTGGAACTACTTCTACTTCCCCATCGACCCCGAGACCCAAGAGACCAACAAGGAGTTTGTGACCTGTGACCTCTGCGAGAAGAAGATGAGTTATCATGGCGGCACTTCTCCAATGCGCTCCCATATGCGCCTCATCCACAAGAAGGAGTTTGCTGAGCACAACCAATGGGAGATGGTAGAGGTGTCACAGGACATGCTGGACATCAACGCCACCGACCCCAAGGTGAAAGTTGCAGAGGATCAGGCCGAGATCGAGGAATCAAATATGGCTTCATTG ACAGAAGAAGAACTCTTCTCCGAAGACCTGCTGCAAAAGAAAGGGCTAATTCGTAAGAAAGGGGCCACCTCCAGCGCTATCTGGCGCTTCTTCGGCTTCATGCCCGACCCCAACGACCCGGACGAGGCCTTGTCTACTGATAAAGCAGTGTGTGCCATCTGCGGCAAGCAGCTGATCTACACTAACTCCAGCACCACCGTCATGCGGAACCATCTGGATCATCGTCATCCGAGGGTACACAAGATGGTCGCTAGTACCCCACGGAGGATGATGGGCACACCATCTAGTGAG GGGAGACAGCAAAGAACAGGTATACTGCAGACCAGCAGAAGAAAGAGATTGTCGGCTTGTGTCGCCAACTATCTTGCAAAGGACCTGAAGCCTCTGGAATCCTTAGAAGAGCCCAGCTTCAGGAAAATGCTGTATGAGTTTGATCCAAGATACAACCTCCCGACAAGGGAAGACTTCACCCTGCGGGTCATGCCCCTCCTGTATGATCAAGTCAAGCAAACGACTGTCATGCCGATGGTGAAGGAGGCCAAACACGTTGCGCTTTCTATCGATGTCTGGGGGCGCTCTTCCATCGAGCAGTACATGGCCGTGACGGCTCACCTTCTGACATTTGACTGGGAGCTGAAAAGTTTCATGCTAGAGAATGTAGAGTTTCCTCTGCCTCACGATGCTGTGCACATAGCAGAGTTTCTCAACAAGGTTGCTGCCGAGTGGGGAATCAGTGATGACCCGCTAAAGATCAGCGCTCTGGTCACCAACAACGCTGTTAAGAACAGCTTCACAGGAAAGCATGTCCCGTGCCTTGGCCACACTCTGAATTCCTTGGTCATCGCAGGACTGCAGTGCCCTGGTGTCCAAGGGCCCATTCAGTGTTGCATAAGGCTGGTAGAGTTTATCCATGGTTCGCCAAAACTGAAAATTTCCATCGATGAGTCTATCCAGGCAGAGGCAGAAGTACCGGGGGCTTCCCAGCAAGTTGACATTTCTCAGCAGTATGACAGCAACCAGCACCTTGATGTCCAGCGGCAGCTCGATGTCCTTGAGCAGTTAGTGACAGCAGCTCAGATAGGAGTAGAGGACCACACTGATATCTCTGCATTGACCTCAATCCACCAGACAGAGCCACCACGGCCAGCGACCCCTCAGGAAACCTCCCTAGACATCACCATGCAAGACCTGAAAGTTCCACTTGGCACAACACACAGCATGTTGAGGGCCATACTGGATAAGAGAGAGCTACTGAAGACGGTACTTGCTGCCTCAGAGAGAATGGATCTGGAGTTTTCTGAGACCGACATAAAAATTGTCGAAGAGATTGAGAAAGTCTTAGCTCCTCTTCAGACACTATCAGAGACCTTCCTCGGCAAAAGTTACGTCTCTGTATCTGGACTCATGCCAGCTTTATATTATCTGAAGGAAGTTCTGAAGCAGAGAGCAGGCGACCTGCCCGAGATCACCGAGATGAAACAAGCCATGGCGGAAGAGCTGTTCAGTGTTTACGATGACCCTAGTAACTCTGTCATCCTCCCCAAGGCCACGTTTTTAGACGCCCGCTACAAGAAACTGCCTTTCCTCTCTGAGATGCAGAAGATTGAACTTCACAATGAGATTGCCAAGGAGGCCTTGCTACTCACCGAGAACAGGATAGATGAAAGTGCCTCGACAGACGAGCCCCCCTCTAAAAAACCCGTCATGGCGTGGGCTTCCTTACTGGGCAACATGTTCGAAGATGAGAACATGGGCGTGGCTGACTCAGAACCCATAGGAGGCGCTAAAGATGAGATTCGCAGATACCTCACTGAGCCCCGCCTTGGTCTGGAGGCAGAGCCTCTCAAGTGGTGGCAGCAGAATGGTCCCAGGTACCCGATGCTGTCGGCAGTTGCCATGAAGTACCTCTGCATTCCGTCGACCAGCGTTCCCTCAGAGCAGTTATTCAGCTCAGCGGGTGGTCGCATTACAGCCAAGAGGTCCCTGTTAGATGCTAGAGATATCCAGTTGCTTCCGTTTCTGAATGCCAATCTCCAACAGTATTGA
- the LOC117294409 gene encoding gastrula zinc finger protein XlCGF8.2DB-like — translation MNEEKPFVCDICGRGFSNKPTLMTHQCGCTGEKPFVCDICGKAFSQKRYLRSHQRSHTGDKTSVCEICGKAFYCKSNLSRHLRVHTGEKPFVCNICGKAFTCKSVMTVHKRVHTGETPFICHICGQEFAQRRFLSTHVLIHTGEEPFVCDICGKACTCKSVLAVHKRVHTGEKPFVCDICGNAFTCKRYLTNHHKTHNLDNSFVCDICGNAFTCKRYLTNHHKTHTLDKPFVCDICGNAFTCKRYLTNHHKTHNLDKTFVCDICGKAFTNKTYLTNHHKTHTLEKTFVCDFCGKAFTYKRYLTEHHKIHTLEKPFVCDICGNAFTCKRYLTNHHKTHNLDKTFF, via the coding sequence ATGAATGAGgaaaaaccatttgtttgtgacatttgtgggaGAGGTTTTTCAAACAAACCTACCTTGATGACCCATCAGTGTGGCtgcactggagagaaaccatttgtttgtgacatttgtggcaaagctttttctcaaaagagatatttaaGAAGTCACCAGAGATCTCACACTGGAGATAAAACATCtgtttgtgaaatttgtggaaaagcttttTATTGTAAATCCAACCTTTCCCGCCACCTGcgagtccacactggagagaaaccatttgtttgtaacATATGCGGAAAAGCATTTACTTGTAAAAGTGTAATGACAGTCCATaagcgtgtccacactggagagacaCCATTTATTTGTCACATATGTGGACAAGAATTTGCTCAAAGAAGGTTTCTAAGTACACACGTACTAATCCACACGGGAGAggaaccatttgtttgtgacatatGCGGCAAAGCATGTACTTGTAAAAGTGTATTGGCAGTCCATAAGCGTgttcacactggagagaaaccatttgtatGTGACATTTGCGGAAACGCATTTACTTGTAAGCGCTATCTTACCAACCATCACAAAACTCACAACCTTGACAATTCATTTGTATGTGACATTTGCGGAAACGCATTTACTTGTAAGCGCTATCTTACCAACCATCACAAAACTCACACTCTAGACAAACCATTTGTATGTGACATTTGCGGAAACGCATTTACTTGTAAGCGCTATCTTACCAACCATCACAAAACTCACAACTTAGACAAAACATTTGTATGTGACATTTGTGGTAAAGCATTTACTAATAAGACCTATCTTACCAACCATCACAAAACTCACACTCTAGAGAAAACATTTGTATGTGACTTTTGTGGCAAAGCATTCACTTATAAGCGTTATCTTACCGAACATCACAAGATTCACACTCTAGAGAAACCATTTGTATGTGACATTTGCGGAAACGCATTTACTTGTAAGCGCTATCTTACCAACCATCACAAAACTCACAACCTagacaaaacatttttctaa
- the LOC117294407 gene encoding nucleolar protein 56-like isoform X2, whose product MVKMYVLYEHASGYGLFDVTEFEEISMLQADVEKSVTDFGKFASLVKLHAFSPFKSGANALDNINSISEGVMHEDLHLFLDTNLPESSKKRKKIQLGVADSKIGAAIQEALGASCQSGGVVNEILRGLRYHFHKLIKGLSAQAAGKAQLGLGHSYSRAKVKFNVNRVDNMIIQSISLLDQLDKDINTFSMRIKEWYSYHFPELVKVVSDNSMYAQVAHYIKNRKDLSEDSLEALEEIVMDSAKAQAILDASRSSMGMDISPIDLINIERFAVRVMALQDYRKSLYIYLQERMHNVAPNLSSLIGEQVGARLISHAGSLTNLAKYPASTVQILGAEKALFRALKTRGNTPKYGLIFHSTFIGRASQKNKGRISRYLANKCSIASRLDCFSDFPTTVYGEKLKGQVEERLSFYETGDAPRKNIDVMVEARTEVKEEETAAKKAKKKAKKAKKRLSEAANATLEEEHTNGDAEEPMETDQPPKKKKKKVAEDEEETETPKKKKKKRASEVTTPEVVETVTPKKDKKKKKRKESE is encoded by the exons ATG GTGAAAATGTACGTGCTCTACGAGCACGCCTCTGGCTATGGCCTCTTTGATGTGACGGAGTTTGAGGAGATCTCCATGCTGCAAGCTGATGTAGAGAAGAGCGTGACGGACTTTGGCAAATTTGCATCCCTCGTCAAGCTCCATGCTTTTTCCCCATTCAAGTCTGGTGCCAATGCCCTGGACAACATCAACAGTATCTCAGAAG GTGTGATGCATGAAGATCTCCATCTGTTCCTGGATACCAATCTACCAGAGTCGTCCAAGAAGAGAAAGAAGATCCAGCTCGGAGTGGCTGATAGCAAGATAGGAGCAGCCATTCAGGAGGCCCTTGGCGCGTCCTGCCAATCTGGAGGGGTCGTCAATGAGATCTTAAGAG GTCTGCGCTACCACTTCCACAAGCTAATCAAGGGACTGTCTGCACAGGCAGCAGGGAAGGCCCAGCTTGGGTTGGGTCACAGTTACTCCCGTGCTAAAGTCAAGTTTAACGTGAACCGTGTGGACAACATGATCATCCAGTCTATCAGCTTACTGGATCAGCTGGACAAGGACATCAATACCTTCTCTATGAGAATCAA AGAGTGGTACTCCTACCATTTCCCAGAGTTGGTGAAGGTGGTCAGCGACAACTCCATGTACGCTCAAGTAGCCCACTACATCAAGAATCGTAAAGACCTCTCTGAGGACAGTCTGGAGGCTCTGGAGGAGATAGTGATGGACAGTGCTAAGGCCCAGGCAATCCTGGATGCTTCACGCTCATCAATGG gaATGGATATATCACCCATTGATCTGATCAATATTGAGCGGTTTGCAGTGCGTGTAATGGCCCTGCAGGACTACCGTAAGAGTCTGTACATTTACCTGCAGGAGAGAATGCACAATGTGGCCCCGAACCTCTCTTCACTCATTGGTGAACAG GTGGGTGCCCGACTCATTTCTCATGCTGGTAGCCTGACAAATCTGGCCAAGTACCCCGCCTCCACGGTGCAGATTCTTGGTGCTGAGAAAGCCCTCTTTAG AGCATTGAAGACACGTGGAAATACGCCCAAATACGGTCTCATCTTCCATTCTACATTCATCGGACGAGCTAGCCAGAAGAACAAGGGTCGTATCTCACGCTATCTGGCCAACAAGTGTTCTATCGCATCACGACTTGACTGCttttcag ATTTCCCAACCACTGTGTACGGTGAGAAACTCAAAGGTCAGGTTGAGGAACGTCTATCCTTCTACGAGACGGGAGATGCACCAAGGAAGAACATTGACGTCATGGTAGAAGCAAGGACTGAG GTCAAAGAGGAGGAAACTGCCGCAAAGAAAGCCAAGAAGAAGGCAAAGAAAGCCAAGAAGAGACTGTCGGAGGCAGCAAACGCCACCCTGGAAGAGGAGCACACCAACGGTGATGCAGAGGAACCCATGGAAACAGACCAGCCAcccaagaagaaaaagaagaaagtaGCCGAAGACGAGGAAGAAACCGAGACAccgaagaagaaaaagaagaagcgGGCCTCCGAGGTGACCACACCCGAGGTCGTGGAGACTGTCACACCCAAGAAGgataagaaaaagaagaagagaaaagaatccgagtaa
- the LOC117294726 gene encoding probable E3 ubiquitin protein ligase DRIPH — protein sequence MSRSRNSGSTTASWGYKALRGRPKPLVVRLTEINQYITCHLCSGYYVDATTIIECLHTFCKSCLIQYLHTSKKCPTCDVLIHETNPFSCIRLDRTKQDVLNKLLPYVSSDEHENKILFYKQRGIQFPEQVETQSRSASPIDPTLPVQSTLPIQPTLPIQPTSPIQQTLSIQQTLSIQAKLPIKPSLPIQLPTPPPTPPPLLPPPHALPQLPPQKPLAQTQEAATTTGVIHHLTDNYISLLLEFIGASHSYKKSGKVSNGFNIC from the exons ATGTCTAGGAGTAGGAATTCGGGATCAACAACAGCGTCATGGGGATACAAGGCACTACGAGGAAGACCCAAACCA CTTGTCGTCAGATTAACTGAAATCAACCAGTACATTACATGCCATTTATGCAGCGGGTATTATGTAGATGCAACAACTATCATTGAGTGCCTTCATACAT TTTGTAAAAGCTGTCTCATTCAGTATCTCCATACCAGTAAGAAATGTCCGACCTGTGATGTCCTCATTCACGAAACCAACCCGTTCAGCTGTATCAG GCTGGATCGGACAAAACAAGATGTCCTCAACAAACTCCTACCATACGTGTCATCAG ATGAGCATGAAAACAAGATATTATTCTACAAGCAGAGAGGCATACAGTTTCCCGAGCAAG TTGAAACACAATCACGTAGTGCTTCACCGATCGATCCGACATTACCAGTTCAGTCGACCTTACCAATTCAGCCAACATTACCGATCCAGCCAACATCACCGATCCAGCAAACATTATCGATCCAGCAAACATTATCCATTCAGGCTAAATTACCAATTAAGCCATCATTACCGATCCAGCTACCAACCCCTCCACCAACACCTCCCCCTCTTCTGCCTCCTCCACACGCCCTACCCCAACTGCCTCCTCAAAAACCATTGGCACAGACCCAAGAAGCAGCCACGACCACAGGAGTAATCCACCATCTCACAGACAATTACATCTCACTACTATTAGAGTTTATTGG GGCAAGTCACAGTTATAAGAAAAGTGGG aaagtgtccaatggctttaacatctGTTGA